ATCGCGCACCGCCTCGATCGCCGACCCGACCCCGATGATCGTGCAACGGTCCAGCCGCCGCGCCTCGCGGGGCTCCATGAACCGGCTGGCGTCAAGATTGCGGATCTGCCCGCCGATCGTGACGTCCCATTCGTTCGGGTACCGCTTGAACTCTTCGCTCTCAATTGCAGCCACCCCGCTGACCCCGGCGCGCATGGCAGCCCAGGTTGACGGCGCGTCAAGACCGAGGTTCGTCATCGCGCCCATCCCGGTCACCACGACCCGGTGGTACCGACGAGACGAGCCAATGGTAAGGTCATTTTCAGCCATGGAGCAACACACAATCGAGCCTACCCGATCATCACCCCCGTGACAACCGGCTCACTCAACCCCGTGGGCCTGCTTGATAAACATGATCGCTTCGCCGACAGTACGGATCTTCTCCGCCTGGTCATCCGGAATCGACGTCTCGAACTCGTCCTCAAACTCCATGACGAGTTCTACCGTGTCCAGACTGTCCGCATTCAAGTCATCCACGAAGCT
This Phycisphaeraceae bacterium DNA region includes the following protein-coding sequences:
- the acpP gene encoding acyl carrier protein; amino-acid sequence: MTEQEIEAKVIDIVANQLGADKSTITRDTSFVDDLNADSLDTVELVMEFEDEFETSIPDDQAEKIRTVGEAIMFIKQAHGVE